From a single Planctomycetota bacterium genomic region:
- the pheS gene encoding phenylalanine--tRNA ligase subunit alpha: MALTDFLAELDALLADGQKALAAVADQAALEAARVEYLGAKAGRLKSVQQALGAVDKADKPAAGKRFNEVKTSLEAALEAAKTRLDGQPAATKAGPQLDLTLPGQRVRLGHRHPLVQTIADLKEIMGRLGFSVAQGPEIEDEWHNFEALNIPRWHPARDPLENFYLSVAQKSAPIAAGSGKSDAPGPWLLRSQTSTVQIRVMEKTPPPVRIISLGRVYRPDTADATHYPMFHQIEGLLIDRHVTMADLKSVLRLFAQSYFGGDVHIRFRPSFFPFTEPSVEVDMSWNDNWIEMGGAGMVDPNVLRAVGYDPDQVSGFAFGLGVERVCARRHNVTDIREFYRNDVRFLEQF, encoded by the coding sequence GCGGCCCGGGTCGAATACCTGGGAGCCAAGGCCGGCCGCCTTAAGTCCGTACAGCAGGCGCTCGGCGCGGTCGACAAGGCCGACAAGCCCGCCGCCGGCAAACGCTTTAACGAAGTGAAGACCTCGCTCGAAGCCGCATTGGAAGCGGCCAAGACGCGGCTCGATGGCCAGCCCGCCGCTACGAAGGCCGGCCCGCAGCTCGATCTGACCCTGCCGGGGCAGCGCGTCCGCCTGGGTCATCGCCACCCGCTGGTGCAGACGATCGCCGATCTGAAAGAGATCATGGGGCGGCTCGGCTTCAGCGTGGCCCAAGGCCCCGAGATCGAAGACGAGTGGCACAACTTCGAGGCGCTGAACATTCCGCGCTGGCACCCGGCGCGCGACCCGCTCGAAAACTTCTATCTGTCGGTCGCGCAAAAGTCGGCCCCCATAGCCGCCGGCAGTGGCAAGTCCGACGCGCCGGGCCCCTGGCTGCTGCGCAGCCAGACCAGCACCGTGCAGATTCGGGTGATGGAAAAAACGCCGCCGCCGGTGCGAATCATTTCGTTGGGGCGCGTCTATCGGCCCGACACGGCCGACGCCACGCACTACCCGATGTTCCACCAGATTGAAGGGCTGTTGATCGATCGGCACGTGACGATGGCCGACCTGAAGAGCGTGCTGCGGTTGTTCGCGCAAAGCTACTTTGGCGGCGACGTTCATATTCGCTTTCGCCCGTCGTTCTTCCCCTTTACCGAGCCCAGCGTCGAAGTCGACATGAGCTGGAACGACAATTGGATCGAGATGGGTGGCGCTGGCATGGTCGACCCGAACGTGCTGCGGGCCGTCGGTTACGACCCGGACCAGGTGAGCGGCTTTGCGTTTGGCCTGGGGGTCGAGCGCGTCTGTGCCCGGCGTCACAACGTGACCGACATTCGCGAGTTTTATCGCAACGACGTCCGGTTCCTGGAACAGTTCTAA
- the pheT gene encoding phenylalanine--tRNA ligase subunit beta, protein MDITTGWLGEYVDLSGITAEELAKRLMLAGLNFDGMASVPADGRAKGPNHLIKVEITSNRPDCLGMIGVAREVAVLWQRALKPPAAKPAEGKALVAQATSVKIECPELCPRYTARVIRGVRVGPSPAWMVERLRALGIASINNVVDITNYVLMECGQPLHAFDFAKLAGGQIVVREPRAGEKLEAIDHRTYELTPGMCVIADRDRAVGVAGIMGGASTEVTTTTRDVLIEAAEFDPSTIRAAARKLSLHSDSSYRFERGVDPAGVDWASRRACELILELAGGELCQGIVDAGRTVPVREAIVLRLAQIPRILGIDVPADRVKSILTSLGCTVSRDAKSGQLAAVPPTWRADLSREIDLIEEVARIHGYEAIPEDVSVPMARSARTPEDRALERVGEALVAHGFDEALTVSVVEEDWSEAFSPWTEAAPLSIQTPLLRRATQLRRSLIPSLLGARRTNESLANPVIELFEIAKVYLPRGNELPDEALMLGLVSGRELRAMKGAVEAIVARLNPTLDLAVEPYAHPLLAAGEGARLTLAGQLVGFIGQLSQAGMKRFELRHPATVAEVSLRPLMDRTLFVPQYVKLSTQPAITRDLNLVVDESIHWSDIEQTIRQHAGPLLEQIEYRDTYRDAQRLGAGKKSLLLSIQLRHADATLTSAEADALRDQLVAACHTAFGAQLRA, encoded by the coding sequence ATGGACATCACCACTGGCTGGCTGGGCGAATACGTCGACCTGTCGGGCATCACGGCCGAGGAATTGGCCAAGCGGCTGATGCTGGCCGGCTTGAACTTCGACGGCATGGCGAGCGTGCCGGCGGACGGACGCGCCAAGGGGCCGAACCATCTGATCAAGGTCGAGATCACCAGCAACCGCCCCGACTGCCTGGGAATGATCGGCGTCGCCCGCGAGGTCGCAGTCCTCTGGCAGCGCGCGTTGAAGCCCCCCGCCGCGAAGCCGGCCGAGGGAAAAGCCCTCGTCGCCCAGGCGACCAGCGTGAAGATCGAATGCCCCGAACTGTGTCCGCGCTACACGGCCCGGGTGATCCGCGGCGTGCGAGTCGGCCCGAGCCCGGCCTGGATGGTCGAGCGCCTGCGCGCCTTGGGCATTGCCTCGATCAACAATGTGGTCGACATTACGAACTATGTGTTGATGGAGTGCGGCCAGCCGCTGCATGCCTTCGACTTTGCCAAGCTGGCCGGCGGGCAGATTGTGGTCCGCGAGCCGCGCGCTGGCGAAAAGCTCGAAGCAATCGACCACCGCACCTACGAGCTGACCCCGGGCATGTGCGTAATCGCCGATCGGGACCGCGCGGTCGGCGTCGCCGGGATCATGGGTGGGGCCAGTACCGAAGTAACGACGACGACTCGCGACGTGCTGATCGAAGCGGCCGAGTTCGACCCGTCGACCATTCGGGCGGCGGCGCGCAAGCTGAGCCTGCACAGCGACTCGTCCTATCGCTTCGAGCGCGGCGTTGACCCGGCCGGGGTCGATTGGGCTAGCCGCCGGGCGTGCGAGTTGATCCTGGAACTGGCCGGCGGCGAATTGTGCCAAGGGATCGTCGACGCGGGCCGCACCGTGCCGGTGCGTGAGGCGATCGTTCTGCGCTTGGCGCAAATCCCGCGAATCCTCGGCATCGACGTCCCGGCCGATCGGGTCAAAAGCATTTTGACCTCGCTTGGTTGCACCGTGAGCCGCGATGCCAAGAGCGGGCAGCTTGCGGCCGTGCCGCCGACGTGGCGGGCCGATCTGTCGCGCGAGATCGACCTGATCGAAGAAGTCGCCCGCATTCACGGCTACGAAGCCATTCCCGAAGACGTCAGCGTGCCGATGGCCCGCTCGGCGCGGACGCCCGAGGATCGGGCGCTGGAGCGCGTGGGCGAGGCGCTCGTCGCACACGGCTTTGACGAAGCATTGACCGTCAGCGTGGTCGAGGAAGATTGGTCCGAAGCGTTCAGCCCGTGGACCGAGGCCGCGCCGCTGTCGATCCAGACGCCACTCTTGCGGCGGGCCACGCAACTACGGCGGAGCTTGATTCCCAGCTTGCTCGGCGCGCGGCGAACGAACGAATCGCTGGCCAATCCGGTGATCGAGCTGTTTGAAATCGCCAAGGTCTATCTCCCGCGCGGAAACGAACTGCCCGACGAGGCGTTGATGCTCGGCTTGGTCAGCGGGCGCGAGCTGCGGGCCATGAAGGGGGCGGTCGAGGCGATCGTGGCGCGGCTGAACCCGACGCTGGATTTGGCGGTCGAGCCTTACGCGCATCCCTTGCTGGCAGCAGGGGAGGGGGCGCGGCTGACCCTGGCTGGACAGTTGGTAGGTTTTATCGGGCAGCTTAGCCAGGCGGGCATGAAGCGGTTCGAGCTGCGCCATCCGGCCACGGTGGCCGAGGTGAGCTTGCGGCCCTTGATGGACCGGACGCTGTTTGTGCCGCAGTACGTGAAGCTATCGACCCAGCCGGCGATCACGCGCGATTTGAATCTGGTGGTCGACGAGTCGATTCATTGGAGCGACATCGAACAGACCATCCGCCAGCACGCCGGCCCGTTGCTCGAACAGATCGAATATCGCGACACCTATCGCGATGCCCAGCGGTTGGGCGCCGGCAAGAAGAGCTTGCTGCTGTCGATTCAGTTGCGTCACGCCGACGCCACGCTCACCAGCGCCGAGGCCGACGCTCTGCGCGACCAGTTGGTCGCCGCCTGTCACACGGCGTTCGGGGCGCAACTGCGGGCGTAG